In Gemmatimonadota bacterium, the genomic stretch GGCAACTGGCAAACCGACGCCCGCACAGCCATCAACGCCGCGCTGATCGGCCTCGTAGCCGAACGATCAATAGAAGAAAACCGCCGCGTGCCCCTCTCAGAACTTCTACAGTGAATAATTCCATGAATTTCGTAATTATATTTGGCCCACCTGCTGTCGGAAAAATGACAGTGGGGTATGAATTGTCGAAAATCACGGTCTTAAATGTTTTTCACAATAACATGACCATTGA encodes the following:
- a CDS encoding shikimate kinase — translated: MNFVIIFGPPAVGKMTVGYELSKITVLNVFHNNMTI